Proteins encoded within one genomic window of Candidatus Syntrophocurvum alkaliphilum:
- a CDS encoding response regulator transcription factor, producing MSIKINLVEDDTNLNLILTSYLEKEGWDVTSFFTGEAAKKAITPSPDLWILDIMLPDIDGYELIKEIKKTSQNLPVIFISARDADIDRVVGLELGSDDYLSKPFLPRELVIRTKKLIERVYQNKQTILSIFPYTVNEITRTVLKDDKEIELTSKEFDLVLYFAKNIGAALSREQILNYIWEDNYIGTDRVVDDLIRRLRKKMPELRIETIYGYGYRMVKS from the coding sequence ATGTCAATTAAAATTAATTTGGTTGAAGATGATACAAATTTAAATTTAATTTTAACTTCTTATTTAGAAAAAGAGGGCTGGGATGTTACATCCTTTTTTACGGGAGAGGCAGCCAAAAAAGCAATTACTCCTTCTCCTGATTTATGGATATTAGATATAATGCTTCCTGATATTGATGGGTATGAGCTTATTAAAGAAATTAAAAAAACTTCACAAAACTTACCAGTAATTTTTATTTCAGCTAGAGATGCAGATATTGATAGAGTTGTAGGGTTAGAATTAGGTAGTGATGATTATTTATCTAAACCTTTTCTTCCTAGAGAACTTGTAATAAGAACTAAAAAACTAATTGAGCGTGTTTACCAAAATAAACAAACTATTTTAAGTATATTTCCTTATACAGTTAATGAAATAACTAGAACAGTTTTAAAAGATGACAAAGAAATAGAATTGACCTCAAAAGAGTTTGACCTAGTATTATATTTTGCTAAAAATATTGGAGCAGCTTTATCAAGGGAACAAATACTAAATTATATCTGGGAGGATAACTATATTGGAACTGACCGTGTGGTAGATGACCTTATTAGGAGATTGCGTAAAAAAATGCCAGAGTTAAGGATAGAAACTATTTACGGATATGGTTATCGGATGGTGAAATCTTGA
- a CDS encoding MBL fold metallo-hydrolase, translated as MIIPITKKIKFVEAPNRGRFPYCHCLFIDDETKVLIDSSCGKEDLLSLIKGHVDVIINSHFHEDHIYNNHYFDKTQIWAHELDAPAIKSLQLFKDYYGFKYFNAENLGDDFVDGIQLKESPVHNYIKDKELLDWGSTTMQVIHTPGHTPGHLCFYFEKDGVLFSSDIDLSRFGPWYGHLCSNVDDFICSIKKCIEINPSTIVTSHKGIFTDNIIQRLEDYLNVIYKKDQLILNALKKPMTLENLTKLQIIYGKNTKFTPFIKVQEKMSLYVHLKRLIKLNEIKFSEGIYYKK; from the coding sequence ATGATTATCCCTATTACAAAAAAAATTAAATTTGTAGAAGCCCCTAATCGAGGTCGTTTCCCCTATTGTCATTGCTTATTTATAGATGATGAAACTAAAGTATTAATTGATTCAAGCTGTGGTAAAGAAGATTTATTAAGTCTTATAAAAGGCCATGTAGATGTAATTATTAATAGCCATTTTCATGAAGATCACATATACAATAATCATTATTTTGATAAAACTCAAATTTGGGCACATGAATTAGATGCTCCTGCAATAAAATCATTACAATTATTTAAGGATTACTATGGCTTTAAATATTTTAATGCTGAAAACCTAGGTGATGATTTTGTTGATGGAATTCAACTCAAAGAATCACCTGTACATAATTATATAAAAGATAAAGAATTACTTGATTGGGGTAGTACAACTATGCAGGTTATACATACTCCAGGACATACACCAGGTCATCTATGTTTTTATTTCGAAAAAGATGGAGTTCTTTTTTCAAGTGATATTGACTTAAGTAGATTCGGTCCTTGGTATGGCCATTTATGCAGTAATGTAGATGATTTTATCTGTTCGATTAAAAAGTGTATAGAAATAAACCCTTCTACTATAGTAACTTCTCATAAGGGTATTTTTACTGATAATATAATTCAAAGATTAGAGGATTATCTTAATGTTATATATAAAAAGGATCAACTAATTTTAAATGCACTAAAAAAACCTATGACTCTTGAAAATTTAACTAAATTACAAATTATTTATGGAAAAAACACTAAATTTACTCCTTTTATTAAGGTACAAGAAAAAATGTCTTTATATGTACACCTAAAACGCTTAATTAAACTAAACGAAATCAAATTTTCTGAAGGAATTTATTATAAGAAATAA
- a CDS encoding OFA family MFS transporter has translation MQEEKATNRWIVVFGAVLIQLCLGAVYSWSLFNAPLIELHGWEASGVVLTFSITIATMSVFTIIAGRVQDKIGPRWVATAGGVLLGLGVILASQATSLWQLYLCYGLIGGAGVGTAYVCPLATCVKWFPDKRGLISGIAVAGFGAGALIFTPLINVFLASSGVSQTFVYLGIIYLIAVSIGAQFLKVPPDGYVPEGWTPPETTSGTNQTDFSTGQMLSTPQFYLMWVMYLFGCLAGLMVIGLAADIGVNLVGLTAATASTAVMIIAIFNATGRIIWGTLSDVLGRITSLIIMYILATAAMFLMSYITMTFATFLILCSLIGFCFGGFLALFPSLTADYYGTQNLGTNYGIMFLAYGSAAIVGPIIGTAVPFQHAFLIASVLCATATILTFFTKQPKAPDQAMAKRKAA, from the coding sequence TTGCAGGAAGAAAAAGCAACTAATCGCTGGATAGTAGTTTTCGGAGCGGTTTTAATTCAGCTGTGTTTAGGTGCTGTTTATTCTTGGAGTCTATTTAATGCACCATTAATTGAACTTCACGGGTGGGAAGCATCAGGTGTAGTATTAACTTTCTCAATAACCATAGCTACGATGTCAGTTTTTACCATTATAGCTGGAAGAGTCCAAGATAAAATTGGACCTAGATGGGTAGCTACTGCTGGTGGGGTATTACTAGGACTCGGAGTAATTTTAGCAAGTCAGGCAACTTCGCTTTGGCAACTTTATTTATGCTATGGACTAATTGGTGGTGCAGGTGTTGGTACCGCATATGTATGTCCACTTGCAACATGTGTAAAATGGTTCCCTGACAAACGTGGACTTATAAGTGGCATCGCAGTTGCAGGCTTTGGAGCAGGTGCATTAATATTTACTCCTCTAATCAATGTATTTCTAGCAAGTTCCGGAGTTTCTCAAACATTTGTGTATTTAGGAATTATTTATCTAATTGCTGTTAGTATAGGTGCTCAATTTTTAAAAGTTCCTCCTGATGGATATGTACCAGAAGGATGGACACCACCTGAAACAACTAGTGGAACTAATCAAACAGATTTTTCTACTGGGCAAATGTTAAGCACACCACAGTTTTATTTAATGTGGGTTATGTATTTATTTGGATGTCTAGCTGGTTTAATGGTAATTGGACTTGCAGCAGATATCGGAGTAAATCTTGTTGGACTTACAGCAGCTACTGCTAGTACTGCCGTAATGATTATAGCTATTTTTAATGCTACCGGCAGAATAATATGGGGCACTTTATCAGATGTATTAGGAAGAATCACCTCACTAATCATAATGTACATATTAGCAACTGCAGCAATGTTCTTAATGAGCTATATAACAATGACATTTGCAACATTCTTAATACTATGTTCCTTAATTGGATTCTGTTTTGGTGGTTTCTTAGCACTATTCCCATCACTAACAGCAGATTATTATGGAACACAAAATCTTGGCACTAACTACGGAATAATGTTTCTAGCTTATGGTTCAGCAGCTATAGTTGGACCAATAATTGGTACAGCAGTACCATTTCAACATGCATTTTTAATCGCTTCAGTGTTATGTGCAACCGCTACAATACTAACATTCTTTACAAAACAACCTAAAGCTCCAGATCAAGCTATGGCTAAAAGAAAAGCAGCTTAA
- the thiE gene encoding thiamine phosphate synthase, giving the protein MGLDYSIYLVTDSDLIKGNDIITAVLQAVKGGASLVQLREKDASSREFYNIATELKRHLSDLQVPLIINDRLDIALAVDADGLHIGQDDLPLTVARKILGENKVIGLSANTIEQAIEGEKQGATYLGVGPVYYTDTKKDTKEVIGPESLSKFKTAVNIPVVGIGGINHDNISAVKKSGIDGVAVVSAILAQDDINIAAQRMKQLWIES; this is encoded by the coding sequence ATGGGTTTAGATTATTCAATATACTTAGTGACTGATAGTGACTTAATAAAAGGAAATGATATTATAACTGCGGTTTTACAGGCTGTAAAAGGAGGAGCTTCTTTAGTCCAACTCAGAGAAAAAGATGCTTCAAGTCGCGAATTTTATAATATAGCAACAGAGCTAAAACGTCACCTAAGTGATTTGCAAGTACCTTTAATAATAAATGATAGGCTTGATATAGCTTTAGCAGTAGATGCTGATGGTTTACACATAGGACAAGATGACCTACCTTTAACAGTAGCTAGAAAAATTCTAGGGGAAAATAAAGTTATTGGCTTATCAGCAAATACTATAGAACAAGCTATAGAAGGCGAAAAACAAGGCGCAACATATTTAGGTGTTGGTCCAGTTTATTATACCGATACTAAAAAAGATACAAAGGAAGTAATTGGCCCTGAATCCTTAAGTAAGTTTAAAACTGCAGTAAATATTCCTGTTGTTGGAATAGGTGGAATTAATCATGATAACATAAGCGCTGTTAAAAAGAGTGGTATAGATGGTGTAGCAGTAGTATCTGCTATATTAGCACAAGATGATATTAATATTGCAGCACAAAGGATGAAGCAACTGTGGATAGAAAGTTAA
- a CDS encoding Tex family protein, translating into MKDKIIEIVSQESNLPIDKVAKTVSLLDDQNTVPFIARYRKEATGGLDEVEIRTIEEQIKFHRNLEQRKLDIIRLIEEQGKLTDELKTDILKTDTISRLEDLYRPYRPKRKTRASVARDNGLEPLAQYLFSFPHDDKLNSIAEQYLNENVTSVEDAVNGALDIIAEQVADNATVRGFIRKLTLAKGILVTKAKDENNDTVYSMYYDYSEPVSKLPPHRILAINRGEREEIIKVSIEPPKEEILNRLYKDFLKPNTATTELVQKAIDDSFKRLIEPSVEREVRNELTEKAEAQAVVVFSKNLRGLLLQAPVGGKVVFGIDPAYRTGCKWAVINETGKLLKTGVFYPTPPQKKIAEAEKVLDEILDEYSVEAIVIGNGTASRETEQFVAEYIKKYNKEISYTIISEAGASVYSASEIAQVEFPNLDVAERSAVSIGRRVQDPLAELVKIEPRSIGVGQYQHDIVAKKLNENLSKVVESVVNYVGVELNTASPSLLTYVSGINSTVAKNIVNYREKEGKFKFRKDLLKVAKLGPKAYEQCAGFLRIDSAKNPLDNTAIHPESYDLTHKLLDYINSDITQLGSNSLKQKLNKLNVKEVAEKLEAGVPTLTDIIENLQRPGRDPRDELPKPIFRTDVLTIEDLKPGMILKGTVANVVDFGAFVDIGVKQSGLVHISEMSNKFIKHPLEVVTVGDIVDIAVISVDLKNERIALSMKNV; encoded by the coding sequence ATGAAAGACAAAATAATTGAAATAGTTAGTCAAGAATCAAACCTACCAATTGATAAAGTGGCTAAAACGGTTTCATTACTAGATGACCAAAATACTGTTCCGTTTATAGCGCGTTATCGTAAGGAAGCTACAGGCGGGTTAGATGAGGTTGAAATAAGGACAATTGAAGAACAGATTAAGTTTCATCGAAATTTAGAGCAGCGTAAACTGGATATTATTCGCTTAATAGAGGAACAAGGTAAATTAACAGATGAACTTAAAACTGATATTTTGAAAACAGATACTATATCTAGATTAGAAGATTTATATCGACCATATCGCCCCAAAAGAAAAACAAGGGCATCAGTGGCGCGTGATAATGGTTTAGAACCCTTAGCTCAGTATCTTTTTTCTTTTCCACATGATGATAAATTAAATAGCATAGCAGAACAATATTTAAATGAAAATGTTACAAGTGTTGAGGATGCTGTAAATGGAGCCCTGGATATAATTGCTGAACAGGTGGCTGATAATGCTACAGTTAGGGGATTTATAAGAAAACTAACTTTAGCTAAAGGTATTTTAGTTACTAAAGCTAAAGATGAAAATAATGATACAGTTTATTCCATGTACTATGACTATAGTGAACCGGTTTCAAAACTACCTCCTCATCGCATATTAGCAATTAATCGGGGCGAGAGGGAGGAAATAATAAAGGTTTCTATTGAACCACCCAAAGAAGAAATACTTAATAGGCTATATAAAGATTTTCTTAAACCTAATACAGCAACAACAGAATTAGTACAAAAAGCTATAGACGATTCATTTAAAAGACTTATAGAACCATCTGTAGAACGCGAAGTTCGTAATGAATTGACAGAAAAAGCTGAAGCTCAAGCAGTTGTTGTATTTTCAAAAAATCTAAGAGGTTTACTATTGCAGGCACCCGTAGGTGGCAAAGTGGTTTTCGGTATAGACCCTGCATATAGAACAGGTTGTAAATGGGCTGTTATAAATGAAACGGGAAAACTATTAAAAACTGGTGTTTTCTATCCAACACCACCACAAAAAAAGATTGCAGAAGCAGAAAAGGTTTTGGATGAAATTTTAGATGAATATTCTGTAGAAGCTATAGTTATAGGTAATGGCACTGCTTCTAGAGAAACTGAACAATTTGTGGCCGAATATATAAAAAAATATAATAAAGAAATATCCTACACTATTATTAGTGAAGCAGGGGCAAGTGTATATTCAGCTTCTGAAATTGCTCAAGTTGAATTTCCCAATTTAGATGTTGCTGAAAGAAGTGCAGTTTCAATAGGACGTAGAGTTCAAGATCCATTAGCCGAATTAGTGAAAATTGAACCTCGTTCAATAGGGGTGGGGCAATATCAACATGATATTGTAGCTAAAAAGCTAAATGAAAACCTATCTAAAGTTGTAGAATCAGTAGTTAATTATGTAGGTGTTGAATTAAATACAGCGTCTCCTTCGCTATTAACTTATGTATCTGGTATTAATTCAACTGTTGCTAAAAATATAGTTAATTACCGTGAAAAGGAAGGAAAGTTTAAATTTAGAAAAGACTTACTAAAAGTAGCTAAACTAGGGCCTAAGGCTTATGAGCAATGTGCAGGTTTCTTAAGAATTGATAGTGCTAAAAATCCCTTGGATAATACAGCAATTCACCCTGAATCATATGATTTAACTCATAAACTACTAGATTATATTAATTCAGATATAACTCAATTAGGGAGTAATTCCCTTAAGCAAAAACTAAATAAACTTAATGTAAAAGAAGTAGCTGAAAAATTAGAAGCAGGTGTGCCAACATTAACGGATATCATTGAAAACTTACAACGTCCGGGAAGAGACCCTCGTGATGAGCTGCCTAAACCTATTTTCAGGACAGATGTATTAACTATTGAAGATTTAAAACCCGGTATGATTTTAAAAGGAACAGTGGCTAATGTTGTAGACTTTGGTGCTTTTGTTGATATAGGTGTTAAACAAAGTGGTTTAGTACATATATCAGAGATGTCTAATAAATTTATAAAACACCCACTTGAAGTTGTAACTGTTGGCGATATAGTTGATATAGCAGTTATATCTGTAGATTTAAAAAATGAAAGAATAGCTTTATCAATGAAAAATGTTTAA
- a CDS encoding thioredoxin family protein, with amino-acid sequence MNKLAVNKVAILIGIVIIGLLIYKQFDERTEPQLSQEGSPQIAIENAVENNKPMWLMFTSDRCPACIEMYDVYEQVKNEYKEDVAFILIDVDNEENYELARDFDIRYIPAIFILDSQGEKLYEQVGYIPVEEMRLQLDKVVE; translated from the coding sequence TTGAATAAACTAGCTGTTAATAAAGTTGCAATTTTAATTGGGATAGTTATTATAGGGCTTCTAATTTATAAACAGTTTGATGAAAGAACAGAACCACAATTATCACAAGAGGGAAGTCCACAAATAGCTATAGAAAATGCTGTAGAAAACAATAAACCCATGTGGCTAATGTTTACTAGTGATAGATGTCCAGCATGTATTGAAATGTATGATGTATATGAACAAGTAAAAAATGAATATAAAGAAGATGTAGCCTTTATTCTTATTGATGTAGATAATGAAGAAAATTATGAGCTAGCAAGAGATTTTGATATACGGTATATACCTGCAATTTTTATTTTGGACTCACAAGGTGAAAAATTATATGAGCAAGTAGGTTATATTCCAGTAGAAGAAATGCGCCTTCAACTCGATAAGGTGGTGGAATAG
- the thiD gene encoding bifunctional hydroxymethylpyrimidine kinase/phosphomethylpyrimidine kinase, which yields MNSFACSLNVFWGIIPINKWYRKLIYKLMLKHEREDIKIMKCVLTIAGSDSCAGAGIQADLKTISALGAYGLTVITAVTAQNTKGVIKVQEINPDIVEAQLEALFSDINIDVVKIGMLSSKVLIEKVASYLKAKSYNNNLPIILDPVMVAKSGDRLLHVEAIEALKNKLFPISKIITPNIPEAETLLNTRINNINDMDAACLKLLDYGCEWAIVKGGHLDGEPVDVVGNNNKTYHISSKRINTNNSHGTGCSFSSAIAVNLANNLDVIDSVTKAKKYISTSLKTGFPIGKGVGILDHFCLSTIRKGELQ from the coding sequence GTGAACAGCTTTGCTTGTTCACTTAATGTTTTTTGGGGCATTATACCAATTAATAAATGGTATAGAAAATTAATATATAAACTAATGCTAAAACATGAAAGAGAGGATATAAAAATAATGAAATGCGTACTCACAATTGCGGGCTCTGATTCATGTGCAGGTGCTGGTATACAAGCTGACCTTAAAACAATTTCTGCTTTGGGGGCTTATGGTCTTACTGTTATAACTGCAGTTACTGCACAAAACACCAAAGGAGTAATTAAAGTTCAAGAAATAAATCCAGATATAGTCGAAGCACAGCTCGAAGCACTATTTTCAGACATTAATATTGATGTTGTGAAAATTGGTATGTTAAGTAGTAAAGTTTTAATAGAAAAAGTAGCATCTTATTTAAAAGCAAAGAGTTATAATAATAATCTGCCTATAATACTTGACCCAGTAATGGTAGCAAAAAGTGGTGATCGATTATTGCATGTAGAAGCAATAGAGGCATTAAAAAATAAACTTTTTCCTATTTCTAAGATTATTACACCAAATATTCCTGAAGCTGAAACCTTATTAAATACTAGGATAAACAATATAAATGATATGGATGCTGCGTGTTTGAAATTATTAGATTATGGGTGTGAATGGGCTATTGTTAAAGGCGGTCACTTAGATGGAGAACCTGTTGATGTTGTAGGTAATAATAATAAAACTTACCATATTTCATCAAAAAGAATTAATACAAATAATAGTCATGGTACAGGCTGTTCCTTTTCTTCAGCAATAGCAGTTAATCTGGCTAATAATTTAGATGTAATTGATTCTGTAACTAAGGCTAAAAAATATATTAGTACAAGTCTTAAGACTGGATTTCCTATTGGTAAAGGAGTAGGTATATTAGATCATTTTTGCTTAAGTACAATTAGAAAGGGTGAGCTACAATGA
- a CDS encoding cupin domain-containing protein, translating to MSLLNQNINVGDMVEYQEGTVVSKTVIGKKTGTVTVFAFAKGQGLSEHTAPFDAMVYILDGEAEITVSGEKYTVKQGEMLIMPADEPHALDALKPFKMMLIMIRS from the coding sequence ATGAGTTTATTAAATCAAAACATTAATGTTGGTGATATGGTTGAATATCAAGAAGGTACTGTTGTAAGTAAAACCGTTATAGGAAAGAAAACAGGAACAGTAACTGTATTTGCTTTCGCAAAAGGCCAAGGGTTAAGTGAGCATACAGCTCCCTTTGATGCTATGGTTTATATTCTTGACGGTGAAGCAGAAATAACTGTATCTGGCGAAAAATATACTGTCAAACAAGGTGAAATGTTAATAATGCCTGCTGATGAACCACATGCATTAGATGCCTTAAAACCTTTTAAAATGATGCTAATCATGATACGTTCTTAA
- the thiM gene encoding hydroxyethylthiazole kinase, which produces MIEQCANIWGKVKSQNPLVHCITNYVTVNDVANTILASGASPAMVEHPAEAFDFANIAGSLYLNLGTLTGEQEEAMIEAVKGANYKSVPLIIDPVACGVIPRKVEVINKISANGKISVIKGNAAEIKSLAGVEAQAKGVDSLDTGEDLDEVCKELAIKKGIVVAATGPIDVIADDKKMAYISNGTNLFGTITGAGCMVGGLVAACIAVNPDDVFIATATAICAFNIAGERAIKIAGRNPGTFRVIFYDLLYNLKSNDIMREAQIKWV; this is translated from the coding sequence ATGATAGAACAATGTGCAAATATATGGGGAAAAGTGAAAAGTCAAAACCCGTTAGTACACTGTATTACTAATTATGTAACGGTAAACGATGTTGCTAATACAATATTAGCTTCTGGTGCATCTCCCGCCATGGTAGAACATCCTGCAGAAGCATTTGATTTTGCAAATATAGCAGGTTCATTATACCTGAATCTAGGAACTTTAACAGGTGAACAAGAAGAAGCAATGATAGAAGCAGTAAAAGGAGCAAATTATAAAAGCGTACCACTAATTATAGACCCTGTTGCTTGTGGAGTTATTCCCCGTAAAGTGGAGGTTATTAATAAAATCAGTGCTAATGGGAAAATATCAGTAATTAAAGGGAATGCCGCTGAAATTAAAAGCTTAGCAGGAGTTGAGGCACAGGCAAAAGGTGTTGATTCATTAGATACGGGTGAAGATCTTGATGAGGTTTGTAAGGAATTGGCTATAAAAAAAGGGATAGTGGTAGCAGCTACAGGTCCAATAGATGTAATAGCAGATGACAAAAAAATGGCTTATATAAGTAATGGTACAAACCTTTTTGGGACAATAACTGGTGCAGGTTGCATGGTAGGTGGTCTTGTTGCAGCTTGCATTGCAGTAAATCCTGATGATGTATTTATAGCAACTGCAACTGCAATATGTGCATTTAATATTGCTGGAGAAAGAGCAATTAAGATAGCAGGAAGAAACCCAGGAACGTTTAGAGTAATATTTTATGACCTGCTATACAATTTAAAATCCAATGATATTATGCGGGAGGCACAAATAAAATGGGTTTAG
- a CDS encoding sensor histidine kinase — MKNLPLSYQIWLVIAGIAVAISIFLAVLLPWTLRDFFTTEIYETIESAQSLILRDFTESELTDDIVNFGHIPNRQRQHFQDIRTVNHFLVLKQDSNVSTSHRLPAELIEIIKIDIREQDQTSERYSAQIDERKMFYVITKREAENQEIFLVSYMWDTYREDLVTTLFNRLVFLVAIVFLLSWILSFGLARYLSKPLERLEKKVQKLANRDWQGNIQLNRKDEIGRVGDSVEMLRNQLIKQDETQQTFLQNISHELKTPVMIIRSYTQAIKDGIYPKGELEPTIEVIEEEAKRLEKRIHNLLYLTKLDYLATHNLSYEVFSLNKLISDIVERFYWQRKEIIWSLDLVSLKIKGDKEQWTVVLENLLENQIRYAKNEIKISIKSLDDKVILHLWNDGPQIEQEVLEGLFDKYNKGFKGEFGLGLTIVYQIIKLHNAKIWAQNESEGASFYIEIPLINE; from the coding sequence TTGAAAAACCTACCATTATCATATCAAATTTGGTTAGTTATAGCAGGAATAGCAGTAGCTATTTCAATTTTTTTAGCTGTTTTGTTGCCTTGGACTTTACGTGATTTTTTCACTACAGAAATCTATGAAACTATAGAAAGTGCTCAATCTTTAATATTACGTGATTTTACAGAAAGTGAACTAACTGATGACATAGTTAACTTTGGTCATATACCTAACAGACAAAGACAACACTTCCAAGATATTCGTACAGTTAATCACTTTTTGGTATTAAAACAAGATAGTAACGTGAGTACTTCTCATCGTCTTCCTGCTGAATTAATTGAAATAATAAAAATAGATATAAGAGAACAGGACCAAACCAGTGAACGATATAGTGCTCAAATAGATGAAAGAAAAATGTTTTATGTTATAACAAAACGTGAAGCAGAAAATCAAGAAATATTTTTAGTTTCATATATGTGGGATACTTACCGAGAAGATTTAGTTACAACACTATTTAATAGATTAGTTTTTCTGGTGGCTATAGTATTTTTACTTAGTTGGATACTATCTTTTGGACTAGCTAGGTATTTATCTAAACCTTTAGAAAGGCTAGAAAAAAAGGTGCAAAAGCTAGCAAATAGGGATTGGCAAGGGAATATACAATTAAATCGCAAAGATGAAATTGGTCGTGTAGGTGACTCTGTAGAAATGCTAAGAAATCAATTGATTAAGCAAGATGAAACCCAACAAACATTTTTACAAAATATATCCCATGAACTAAAAACTCCAGTAATGATTATTCGTAGTTATACTCAAGCAATTAAAGATGGCATTTATCCTAAGGGTGAGCTAGAACCAACGATAGAAGTAATTGAAGAAGAAGCAAAACGCCTAGAAAAGCGAATTCATAACCTTTTGTATTTAACAAAACTAGACTATTTAGCGACACATAATCTTTCATATGAGGTGTTTTCATTAAATAAATTAATTAGTGATATAGTAGAAAGATTTTATTGGCAGCGAAAAGAAATAATTTGGTCTTTGGACTTAGTTTCACTGAAAATTAAGGGTGATAAAGAACAGTGGACAGTTGTACTAGAAAACTTATTAGAGAACCAAATTCGCTATGCAAAAAATGAAATAAAAATATCTATAAAATCTTTAGATGATAAAGTTATATTACACCTTTGGAATGATGGTCCTCAAATTGAGCAGGAAGTTTTGGAAGGATTATTTGACAAGTATAACAAAGGATTTAAAGGCGAATTTGGTTTAGGCTTAACAATTGTGTATCAAATAATTAAACTTCATAATGCCAAAATATGGGCTCAAAATGAAAGTGAAGGAGCATCTTTTTATATCGAGATACCACTTATTAATGAGTAA
- a CDS encoding MtnX-like HAD-IB family phosphatase: MDRKLIFFVDFDGTISSEDICYTMVKTYARDGWEELNELWEKGVLSTVGVAQKTLELMDIELNELEKFFNTLNIDPTFPPFVKWANINNFPIYILSDGYDNYIKLILNKNKLNIPYYANHLYEDNGLKIKAPYLNKECEQCGVCKTNLIKKHLHSGFTSVYIGDGYSDRCAIKNCDYVFAKKSLVDYCENNGIEYYSYKSFDDIIFKLKQLNLS; encoded by the coding sequence GTGGATAGAAAGTTAATTTTCTTTGTAGACTTTGATGGCACAATATCAAGTGAAGATATTTGCTATACAATGGTTAAAACCTATGCTCGTGATGGCTGGGAGGAGCTTAATGAGTTATGGGAAAAAGGAGTTTTGTCTACTGTAGGGGTAGCCCAAAAAACTCTTGAATTAATGGACATTGAACTTAACGAGTTAGAAAAATTTTTTAACACATTAAATATAGATCCTACTTTTCCACCATTTGTTAAATGGGCAAATATTAATAACTTTCCTATATATATTTTAAGTGATGGTTATGATAACTACATTAAGCTAATTCTAAACAAGAATAAATTAAATATTCCCTATTATGCTAATCATTTATATGAAGATAATGGCCTAAAAATAAAAGCTCCTTATTTAAATAAGGAATGTGAACAATGTGGAGTATGTAAAACTAATTTAATAAAGAAACACCTACATTCTGGTTTTACGAGTGTTTATATAGGTGATGGATATTCTGATAGATGTGCGATAAAGAACTGTGATTATGTATTTGCCAAAAAATCTCTAGTAGATTACTGTGAAAATAATGGTATTGAATATTATTCATATAAAAGTTTCGATGATATTATTTTTAAACTAAAACAATTAAACTTATCATAA